The window CCATCTGAACAACATTAGCTTATAATGATTTTGTACATTTGTTGTTTTATAAATATCAACAATTGTAATCTAAAGTATAATTGTGTTgttttattatgttattatttttaaaatttgaggGCACACAATTATCAAAATACATTCTTGACTCTTTCTCTTCATGTCTTTTACCATCCTAACTCACCAATCATTCTGTACAATGTTCATCAATATATTTATTAATGTtgaataacaaattcaaaatatcaaaatttatggGAGTTTTTTATCTGCTTACACTATATTATTCTCTTGTACTGCTAACACTACACTTCATATATTCAGTCTCACAGCCTGAAACCCTTAACTTCTAACGTTCATCTCCAAATGAAAATTTAGAAATAATAAAACTCTTTGTTTTGCATATAAGGCCTTTCCCTTGGTGATATTATGGCTGAGAGTTTTGTTCCTAGTCAATTTTTTATGTGCATGTTTTTGAGTTTTTTTGTTCATGTCATAATGAACTTAGACACGTGTACTGGTGATATCTTTTCATACAATGTCGCAAGTGTGAGGGAATTTCTTATTTTCATTTAAGCCTCTAATAACATGGGAGTGCTGGACCATTGTTGCATTTGCTTGTGTTTATGGTTCCCGACATAACCTTACCAATTATTTTCTACTTTGCATATATTCATACCAACGACAATACCAACTTGTTCATATTTCAGAATGCCGTACCTTTCCCTGAGATTTCTCCATTTACATCATCTTTATATTTGTGTTGTAATAAAATTTGTAGGTTGTAATTGTCACAGATCGGCACATATTCTAAGAAGAATGTCTGCTTCATGATGTTCCTGGATGAGCTAACGTTGAAAAAACTTTCTTCAGAAGGACATGTTCCTGATGACATGGGAAACATTGGTCTATGGCGAATAATTGTCGTCAAGAACTTACCATATGCAGATATGCGAAAAACTGGAAAGGTGCCAAAATTTTTGTCCCATCGTCTGTTTCCGTCAGCTAGGTAATGTGTATTAGCAATACTCATTCTGCACTAACCTAATATAAACTAAAGCTTTTTTGTTACCCAAGCCAAGCACAGATGGATGTGTGACTTCCCTTAATGGTTTTTTATTTAACATCATGTTTTGACATATCGGGTATCAGATCCGTGCTGGTCCAGTCTTTAGTTAACATCATGTTTTAACATTTTGGGCATCGGATCCATGCTGATCCTTGATCGGATCTGCATGGATCCGGTATGTTCTGGCATACTGGTACATAGTACATCGACCATGTCAAGGACTTATTTGAAGAGTTGAGTATACACACTGTTGGGAGGCATATGCTGTGGTCCATGCCATTGACTTGATAGGTCATCACACCTTTTCATATCATTCACTTTGTATTGGTCCGAGCGAAATGCAGAACCAACCACTTCTGATGCTATCTTAATTTCATGTTCTAGTCATCGATGTACTAATCTGCGTCCATGGTCGTTCCAGGTTCTCTATTTGGATTGATAGCAAAATGCGTCTTCATGCTGATCCGATGTTGATTCTTGAATACTTTTTGTGGAGGACAAGATCAGAATATGCTATCTCAAACCATTATGATCGCCATTGTGTCTGGGAGGAAGTACTCCAGAACAAGCGCTTGAATAAGTACAATCATACTGTTATTGACCAGCAGTTTATGTTCTATCAGTCTGATGGTTTGTCGAAGTTTAATGAGTCCGAGCACAGCTCTATTCTACCAAGTTGTCTGTATCATTTACAATTCTATTTGAAGTTTGCATTTTGGCTCATCGTTTTGTCGAATAATGATGTTGCGATTTGCTTTTGCAGTTGTTCCAGAAGGTTCTTTTATCGTACGAGCTCATACGCCTATGTCAAATTTATTTTCTTGCCTCTGGTTTAATGAAGTCAACCGGTTCACGTCACGTGATCAGTTGAGTTTTGCATACACTTTTCTAAAGCTGAAGAGAATGAATCCAGGAAGGCCATTTTATCTAAATATGTTTAAGGTAACATAACTTCTCATATGAAATTCCACCATACTGAAATTTGAGAATTAAAATATGAAAACCCACTTTTGCTTGGTGAACTTCAGTATTCTGCATGTGTATGCTTTTAAGTAATCAATTTGGAGAGGTCACTGCTTAACTATTTGTATCCAGGTGATTTGCACTTacagtttattatattattttaattatccgAGTGGAGTATTTATTTGAACTGTGAAGCTCCTACTTTATAGTACCCAAAAACCATCTATGCTGACTATGATCTGACCATGCTTATTCTATGGCGGCACAAGTGTCAACACTGGCAAGTTTTGTGTATTCACCAATGAACTCTCAAAGGTCAAGATGCATCTTCTTTTATTACTCACAAGACTCCTTGAAGTTGTTTCATTCTTGTCTCCAGCACACATGTTAAAGCATCAAAGAAGCATCTCGTTTTGGCTTTAGCTTACCTTTCTAGACATGTATTTGGAAATAACTGCATGAATTAAAGATGGTGTAGCTAGCAAGTTACAAGAACAGGATCATTGATTCATGCTCAAGATATTTTTTGTCATGGTAGTTCAGACAAGAGCTTCTCCTGATTAATATATATAGGTAACAAAGTCTGCTTTCTTTCTGATCGTTTCTACATTTGTTAACAAGTTAAAATATTAGATCTATAGTTTGTTTATTTCAAGTGTCTTCTGGTTTTTCACATTCTTTTCCCTCGTTAAAAGCAAATTTAATGGACTGTCTCCGATGTTTGTTTGCGATAGTCGTAAGAATATATATCTGTTTGGTACAGCACTATGATAGATCACAATTTAATCTTCTCTGATTGTTTAAGTCTATATCGATGAGGAAGATAATCTATGACAAAATATTTTCCCTGATAGAGAAGACAAAGTTGTCAAAGTAGCCTTGGACTATTCTGGAAGACTGTAGTAAGGGATGAAAGTAAAGAATCAATTGTAGTCCTTTAGTGTCATAACAGATCATTTAATACAGCTGGGCATAACTTTTCTCTAAAAAATAGTACAATATACACAAACAAATGCCATGTTTGATCATTTGGAACTCACCATCTTTCCTCTGCCACAGGATTGTGAGCGGAGAGCAATTGGCAAATTGTTCCATCATAAGTTGGTAGATCATTCTTCACCGGTCCTTTGAGAAGATAATTTTAGATTCTTCAGTCTCATACTAAGCTTGGAAGGTAGGAACAGACAGCTTGACCACCAGAGACTCCTCGAATCAATGCTCAGCTACAGAGGGAGGAAGAACCAGATATGGATTTAATTCCTAGAAGAGCAGAGGCTCTTCATGCGGATTTTGTTGCAGAGCTAGGATcttatcttttttgtttttcataATTCAACCTTTCTTGctgtttgttgtattttcatattttttttctcatatatgaacatatatttttttctctttcttggtTCGCTTTTGTATTGGCGTTAGTCATCGTAAACAAAGCAGAAGCATTAGTGTATAAATAGTGATGGTGAATTGGTTGATATTCCTGTGGTCgaaattttgatatattctgAGTAATTACATAGATTGAGATAACTGGGAATCAACAAAAATATTTGACTAGATGGTACCACTATtatctaatttaatatttttttaataaaatatcataaatcttGCTTTAGATGTTGTTGAAGGAAAATTTTGTACCCTTCTTTTGCTACATAGTTGTATATATGTATGATGTAAATCTCATTAGTCATCTTTCTTTATTTCTCCATAAATATTATATGTATTTCTGCAAAATTAATACAATGAGTTTAAATTTGGTTTAaactatatattatatgtatttcTACCGGATGGATCCTTCATCATACAGTATGGAGGTCGGATTGAATCAACTAAATACAAGGAGTTCAACAACAATCAACTTTTATCTTTTGCGATAAATTAATTGATGTGATCTTGCATCCGACAACCTCTTCTTTATAGCTTTTCCTTTACAGCTTGCATGAGATAGAGAATGCTGTTTGCATGAATGCTTCGGAGAGAAGACCATGGAGAACAATAAAGCGACTAACTAACTGGGAGCTTGCTTGGGACGATGGAGATTCTTGATTTGTTTCTTGTGCCGACGGTAAGGCAGATTCCAAGAGTGTGTCGGTGGTATTAGTGGCACAACCTTTGGAATCCTCCCAATTTGGAGACGGTGATGCCCTTTATTCTTGCGTGCAACTTTCTCGATATGAAACAGAATAAAGTGCTTGATTAAAGGGGTACGCGTTACAATGGCGGGGTACGTCCTCGTGGTCGCGTGCGTTCGATGGTTGAGGCAAATGCCAAGAGCAATATAGAGCTCCACTAAAAGGTGAGGCGAGCGAACTCCGAGACTCCCCCACCCGACATACTAcacacaaagaagaagaaaaggaggagtGAGATCTGAACCACACATGGCGGTGTCGTCCGATTTGAAGTTCGTACTCTTCGAAATACTACCGACGCCTGCCCTGATGGCGCAAGGACGGGAGCTCCGTATCCAAAATCACCTGGAGATGGTTCACGATTGCATCTGTGCCCTCTATGCGGTGATCATAGATGCCCAGATGCGAGCGTTGAAGGAGCCGGAGGTGGAGGAGTGGGTGAACGACGTCGGGATAGCCGTCGCGGACGTGGAAGACCTGCTCCGCAGCATCCTGGGCTGGCAACCGAAGGGAGCGGCGGCATCCAACCTCCTGCCGTGCTCCTTCCCCGAAGTAGCATCTCGCCATGCTATTCTACTAGAGATGGAGCATAAGGCAAGCAGGTTGAATTACCTCGTGAGGAGGGGGTCTTCGCTATGCCTCCGAAAGGAGATGATGGATTCTACATATCCacgacgagaagaagaagaaggcgaaaaAGAGTACTTCACCATCTTGAGAGAAGAGGTGGTGGGAAGagacaaaaaagtagaaaaaatcataaataaaattcGTCGGAAGCAGCAACAAGGATccaacaatgatgatgatgatgacgatgacgatgacgatgaagacgatgatgatgatgatgatcacgatgatgatcatgatgatgttgatgatgatgggCTTTGTTTCTTCGCCCTATGGGGCCAATTTATGGCGGGGAAGACGTCCGTCGCTCGCATGGTTTACCACCACCCATGGGTCTGCGAGCACTTTGATCGTCGAGTCTGGATTGATGGTTCCAAATTATCTTCGTTCGATGCCATGTGGGTCATTAAAGAATTTGCAAGATGGATAGCTGGGGCGCCATGCGAAGACATCTGGTTGTCTTATGATCGATTCGGTGGAAGCCACAGATACTTCATCATCCTAGATGACTTCCTTATTGGGTTGGATGACCAGGACAAGTTGAATCAATTGGAGCACTTTCTCCTTCTCGTGGGTGAACCGGGCAGCATAGTGATGTTCATCGTTGATGGATCTTCTTATTTAGGTTCACGGCACAGTTTCTTAAGATACAAAATTGGAAAAATATCGATAGACAATTGGAAAAAACTATTCATAAGACACGCACTGAACCATCATGATCCGGCCGGGGTGGAGGAAGAAAATATGCTAGATTCATTCGTCCATAGAATTCATGATCAAATCGGTTTGTATCCTGTGCTTGCCAAGATGTTTGGCTCGATATTTAGATACATTGAGACCAGTCGATGGCAAGAAGAAACAGATGCTCTGTGTAGGACGGAGCAAATACAACACAATCAGCATTTCAATTTGATGTTCCTCCATTATCTTTCTCCAATAATTACACGATCATGCCTGTATCAGTTGTTGATTCCACAGGATTACATCTCTGGCCATGCCGACTTGTTGCACGTGCTCGCTGCCGAAGGCATTCCAAACAAAGAGGATATGGAGATTACACCATCGTTAGAAAGGATAAATAGTGCCTCAGAGCGATGGTACTTCCGGATGAGGGTCGGTCGTGATTCCACAATCCCACGACAATGCCTCCATCTACAATTGCTCGTGGATTCTCGTACATCCGCATTTCCCACGACCTTATCTGCAAAAGTAAACAACAAGTTGAGAACCCTATCTTTGCATAGGGAGGAGGAGATGGTTCTTAAACAACAGCCATGTCACATCACAGATATCTCGGCAACCATGTTTGCAAATCTCATCCATCTACGCATCTTGCATTTAGGTGATACAAGGATCCAACGACTTCCTCACACGGTTGGCAAGTTACTAAACTTGAGATACCTCAACCTTTCTAAGAGTGAAATCCAGGTACTTCCTGTATCCTTATGTAACCTTCGAAATTTACGAGTTCTAAATTTAGCTTGGTGTGAAAAGCTTTGGAGACTACCTAGACGGATCCACAATCTTAGGAGTCTACAGATCATGAAGCTAGCTTTTTGTGCAAGGCTTCAAAGGTTGCCCGAATCAATCACCGGCCTTGCGAATCTACAAGAATTAGACCTTGAAGGTTGTCATGACCTCATCGAATTACCCGAGAATTTTCATAACCTGAGAAAATTGATATACCTGAATATAATCAAGTGTCGCTCTTTGACACGAATGCCCGATGAATTAGAGCAAATGCATGACCTCCAAACATTGTCTGGATATTCGATCAGTATAGTTAGTAGTATTGGAGATGTCATCTCAGAGTTGCAATCTCTAATAGGTctcgaaaaacttgatttgtgcaATCTCCAAATCGTCTCAAAACTAAAGGATGCTTCCACTCCTCCAATGCTGTTGCAAGATGTAGTACCAAAGCTCAAACATTTGGCACTGCATTGGAAATGGGATAATATGAATGATGTCGAGAAAGCTTCTGATGTCACATCGTTGCAGGTACTTGAGGGCCTCCAACCTAATATCTATTTGAGTAAACTAGAAATCATTTCATATGCTGGTAAGGAATTCCCCATATGGATGAATGATGTGGCTTTATTTCTCTATAATTTGAGGGAGATCAGATTGGTCAATCTCCGGAGATGTGAAAGGCTGCCACTACTCGGGGAACTAGTTCATCTCAAGATTGTTGAGATAAGCGGCATGGATTCAATCACTGTTGTAACATTTCATACTCGTTATACTAGgagaataagaaggttagataaactaATTTTCTCTGAAATGCCTCAGCTAGAAAAATTGGAAGGACCAACAAGAGGAAGTAATGTTGAATGGTACATTGGAGAATTGACACTGATGCAATGCCCAAAATTCAAGACATGGGAGCACTACCTGTGGGTGAGCAAGTTGAACATTTGGTTGAACAACGAGATGCTATGGCGTTGTCAATCCATGGGTTGGCAGAGACTCATCAGTGATACTCGCGAGTTGACGATTGTTGGATGCCAAGAGCTGAGGTGTTTGCCACCAGTTTTACGGTCGAATCTACGGGTCAGCCAGTTGACCATTATTCGCTGCAATAAATTGATCTCCTTACCAGATTGGCTGGTAGAAATCGGATCTCTGCAATCTTTGTTTATATCTGGTTGCCCTGAGCTGACATACATACCACCGCAACTCAAAACACGGCCAGATCTTCTACTACAACATAGTGGTTGTCCCAAGCTACGGTTCTAATGATTTCCACTTGAAGTCACCCCCATCCGAATCTTCAGCATTATTCCCCCTCTTGCTCTAATCTCTGCAGCTACAACCTGGTATGCATACTAATATTATAGCTCTTTGCTATGCCCGCTTTATACTTCTTTATCTGATCTCTGTTTGTTGCAATATACGTTCAAGTATTCCATATGCATGACCGCATGATGATGTCCCATCGATGGTGTCACGCTATACATCGAGAGAGAAACAAATGAGCAATTGTTTGACATTCTGGGATAATAAACTCCTATGCAATTGATTCTGTATGGGAATGTGTATATGAAATTGTACCTATTTGATGTAATTGATAGAGTTGATTAAACAACATCATCGATGTCTATTGTTGTTGTTTATAAATCATCTATTGTTATAATTGGTCTATCTATTGCTGTGGTTGTTGACTACAAGCTAAGAACATGTGTCTAAGTGGTTGAAATCCTTTGGGCCGTTGGATCCGAATAGACCTTAACGTAGAAAACCGCCTTCTAGAAAATAACGTGGTCTACCTTACCGATCTTGGTTTCGAGTGTTCCTTTGTGGTCTCAAAGTCAAGTCCTTTTAGGATATTATGTTGTGGTTGGATAAGTACGCGGCGCATGTCAACTTACTGGAGCTTAACGAGCCTTCATCGCCTCAGCTGTGCTTTGCTCGTTTATTCTTTTCAGCTTCTCTTCCTTCGGAGCTGAACTAAAATGGAAAGAATAAACTATATATGGAGACCAAGTAGAAGCCGCATGGCGTACATGAATGTCCGTTCGAAGTAGTGGCCGCTCGGGTCTTCTATAGATGAAGCAACTCGAGCCGGACCTCACAGTGAATG of the Musa acuminata AAA Group cultivar baxijiao chromosome BXJ2-10, Cavendish_Baxijiao_AAA, whole genome shotgun sequence genome contains:
- the LOC104000421 gene encoding probable hexosyltransferase MUCI70 isoform X3 — translated: MGRSDFAYMEFSLLDGLHHGHANERIFANEVEKSKMRHANDYISEDINTLLEGQGSHTSLGKEISVNKSNFRNLGFASDVKNNLSHARADSQLEGSKHLRAKSRKRHVPCEVGFAESVDNLVEPENYLNFTKFSLEYITKEETSNKNVVIEPRFGGHQTLEQREKSFYARNQTIYCGFVQAPEGYRGTGFDLSEKDGEYMASCIVVVSSCIFGNSDFLRRPTSSKIGTYSKKNVCFMMFLDELTLKKLSSEGHVPDDMGNIGLWRIIVVKNLPYADMRKTGKVPKFLSHRLFPSARFSIWIDSKMRLHADPMLILEYFLWRTRSEYAISNHYDRHCVWEEVLQNKRLNKYNHTVIDQQFMFYQSDGLSKFNESEHSSILPSFVPEGSFIVRAHTPMSNLFSCLWFNEVNRFTSRDQLSFAYTFLKLKRMNPGRPFYLNMFKDCERRAIGKLFHHKLVDHSSPVL
- the LOC104000564 gene encoding disease resistance protein RGA2-like encodes the protein MAVSSDLKFVLFEILPTPALMAQGRELRIQNHLEMVHDCICALYAVIIDAQMRALKEPEVEEWVNDVGIAVADVEDLLRSILGWQPKGAAASNLLPCSFPEVASRHAILLEMEHKASRLNYLVRRGSSLCLRKEMMDSTYPRREEEEGEKEYFTILREEVVGRDKKVEKIINKIRRKQQQGSNNDDDDDDDDDDEDDDDDDDHDDDHDDVDDDGLCFFALWGQFMAGKTSVARMVYHHPWVCEHFDRRVWIDGSKLSSFDAMWVIKEFARWIAGAPCEDIWLSYDRFGGSHRYFIILDDFLIGLDDQDKLNQLEHFLLLVGEPGSIVMFIVDGSSYLGSRHSFLRYKIGKISIDNWKKLFIRHALNHHDPAGVEEENMLDSFVHRIHDQIGLYPVLAKMFGSIFRYIETSRWQEETDALCRTEQIQHNQHFNLMFLHYLSPIITRSCLYQLLIPQDYISGHADLLHVLAAEGIPNKEDMEITPSLERINSASERWYFRMRVGRDSTIPRQCLHLQLLVDSRTSAFPTTLSAKVNNKLRTLSLHREEEMVLKQQPCHITDISATMFANLIHLRILHLGDTRIQRLPHTVGKLLNLRYLNLSKSEIQVLPVSLCNLRNLRVLNLAWCEKLWRLPRRIHNLRSLQIMKLAFCARLQRLPESITGLANLQELDLEGCHDLIELPENFHNLRKLIYLNIIKCRSLTRMPDELEQMHDLQTLSGYSISIVSSIGDVISELQSLIGLEKLDLCNLQIVSKLKDASTPPMLLQDVVPKLKHLALHWKWDNMNDVEKASDVTSLQVLEGLQPNIYLSKLEIISYAGKEFPIWMNDVALFLYNLREIRLVNLRRCERLPLLGELVHLKIVEISGMDSITVVTFHTRYTRRIRRLDKLIFSEMPQLEKLEGPTRGSNVEWYIGELTLMQCPKFKTWEHYLWVSKLNIWLNNEMLWRCQSMGWQRLISDTRELTIVGCQELRCLPPVLRSNLRVSQLTIIRCNKLISLPDWLVEIGSLQSLFISGCPELTYIPPQLKTRPDLLLQHSGCPKLRF